The nucleotide sequence CATGCGACGAGCTGTTTCGTAAACATAAGCGCGAGCCGATTTGTATTCCGCATAGCTATCAGCAACGTAACGCTGAACTTGACCAAAGAAGTTCAAAGATTTTCCGAAAGCTTCACGCTCTGTCGCGTAACGGTTCATAATTTCAATCGAACGACGAGCGATACCTAAGCTCATCGCCGCCAATGTCAGGCGCTCAAGCTCAAGGTTTCTCATCATGTGCAACATCGAATCACCTTCGTGACCCACAAGCGCTGAGGCCGGAACTTGGCAGTCTTGGAAAACAAGTTCTGCGGTGTTGGAACCACGCATACCCAATTTGTCTTTGATCTTTTGACCTACTTGAAATCCAGGGTGATCTTTTTCAACCAAGAATGTTGAAACTTGCGCACGGCCATTTTTCTCGCCCGTTTTTGCATAGACTAAAGTCAAATCACAAGGCGTGTTGTTTTCATCAATCGTGCCGTTGGTGATCCACATTTTGCGACCGTTCAAAATATAACCATTCGCTGTTTTTTCAGCGCGCGTTTGCATGCCTAAAACATCCGTACCGACAGCGGGTTCCGACATCGACATAGAACCCACCCACTCGCCAGAGCACAGCTTTGGCAAAACGCGGTGACGTTGTTCATCACTGCCATTCACGGCGATGTTGTTCACGCAAAGCATAGAGTGCGCAAGGTAGGCCAAACAGAAACCAGGATCTGAAGCTGAAAGTTCTTCGTGCACGATCACGGCCGCTGTTGCATCCATGCCGGCTCCACCGAACTCTTCAGGAACTGTGATACCCAAAAGTCCCAGCTCACCGATTTTTTTGAAAAGAGGAAGATTGAATTTTTCGCTGCGATCGTACTCATGAGCTTGAGGTTCTACTTCGGCTTCCGTGAAAGCCTTCACAGTTTCGCGCAACATCGCGTGTTCTGGTGTCGGATTATAAAGATCAAACTCTTTCCAGTTGAAAGACATGAGTAAACTCCTTGAGCTCAGTAGAATGATTATTCAACGCAGGAATCTATTGAGAGACGCCCAGATGAGCAAGGTTTTGGCCCTCTTAATGCATTGTGTCTGGACCGATGGACGCATAGAAGTCATAAGTAAATAACTTTAATCCGCTTCAGCCTAGGAGGTCGCCATGCAGAAAGTCAGTTTAACCCGCCTTATCGTCGCCTGGGTGACCGTTCTTTGCTTCTTTATCTTCGGTTCTTCCTGGTTGAGCGATTTGGGATCCCCGGTGATCTTAACGGGTTTGTTTCTGTGGCTCTTTGCCGTGATTCTTTGGTCAGCATTCGGCGTCGTGC is from Bdellovibrio bacteriovorus and encodes:
- a CDS encoding acyl-CoA dehydrogenase family protein, which codes for MSFNWKEFDLYNPTPEHAMLRETVKAFTEAEVEPQAHEYDRSEKFNLPLFKKIGELGLLGITVPEEFGGAGMDATAAVIVHEELSASDPGFCLAYLAHSMLCVNNIAVNGSDEQRHRVLPKLCSGEWVGSMSMSEPAVGTDVLGMQTRAEKTANGYILNGRKMWITNGTIDENNTPCDLTLVYAKTGEKNGRAQVSTFLVEKDHPGFQVGQKIKDKLGMRGSNTAELVFQDCQVPASALVGHEGDSMLHMMRNLELERLTLAAMSLGIARRSIEIMNRYATEREAFGKSLNFFGQVQRYVADSYAEYKSARAYVYETARRMDLNKEGNRLDSDGVKLVATTMGKNVADRAIQVLGGYGYVGEYVVERLWRDAKLLEIGGGTIEAHQKNITRDLAKNPEFLYK